Part of the Psilocybe cubensis strain MGC-MH-2018 chromosome 11, whole genome shotgun sequence genome is shown below.
ACCATTCCGAAACTGATGTGCAACGGGAGATAAACATTAAGTCATGCCGCCGTTGCATGCCTTCTCTTCGCAAGGGTACGTAGCATCGTTTTCGCGATATCGCTTAACACTCCGACACTTATAAATCCATACAGGAATCGTCACTATGCTTTGAGGTTTGGACTGGTAGCACAAATAATAGGTAAATACCAAAATATGAGAGTAGACCACGGATACGACCACTGATTTTCTACGTGTAATAATTTGCTCAGACACTTTGACTTCCGTGGAGTGCTCGCTTCATCCATCGCCATGAACACCCGAATTTCAAGTTGCAGGCACATTGACGTAACGGCGACTGCACATCGTCGTAAGTGTGGACCTCCATACGTACATATAAGCAACCGTACCTACACTAAGCCTAGTTGTACATAACCTCTTCTCCTGGTCAAAACCATTTAATGGTACCTCAATATGTCTTAATGGAAGTATATTCGAACCTGATATTTTTGGCCGTGAAGATAATGGTTTGTAAGCGTTATAAGTTTGGACTTCAAATTGTGAGATAGTCAATGACCGAATACCCTCGTGATTAAGAGAAAGGTAAGGGTGGCTAACTGGAACACCCTTGCCGCTTGATaatcttccaccaccaactATACCTAGCTACTTACTTGGACGTTGACAAGAGAAAGTTATGGCACCAATCCAAGCGCTCATTTTCGATGTTTTCGGAACCGTCGTCGACTGGAGAAGTAGCGTCGTAGCCGAGCTGGAACTTGTGGGTAAGAAATCTGGGGCGGAGAAAGGTGCGCTCCGTTAGATCACAAACGTCGGGTTCCGCCTTCCGCCTCCCTAAAcctccttcccttccccCAATATATAGCTACCGCCGACTGGGCCAGATTCGCGCAGGAATGGCGTACTGGCTATATGACCAAAACGTCGGTGTTTTCGGAAACTTGCTCCTTCTCTTccgtattttttttgtttacTACCCCATTCACCTGACGCTTTGACATGATTTCGGCATGATATATAGACGACAGATTGCCGCTGGTGCCTCAGGCCCGCGCAACGTTGATGTGATGCACAGAGAGGTGACGTTTTGAGCAATCACGGAGAAACAGATGGCTCATGCTCATCAAAACTTTGAATTAGATTTTGGATGAACTGCTTACCCGGCCAGAGTGGAGCCAGATTGGTGAGCTGTGGGACGAGAGTACTCGTCAGTCGCTCAACCTCGTATGGCATCGTCTGAACGGTCAGAGATATCATGAGATATATGAGCAATTCCTTACGAGCTTTTACTCCAGGGTGGCCCGACTCCGTTGAAGGACTGAAAGAGTTGAAGAAACACACCATTATTGCAACTCTCAGCAACGGAAACGTTCGCCTATTGACTGACATGGTAATACTGAATCTCGTAATGCGTTGTTAAACTGGCATTCAATAGCTCAATGTCTGTTTGCAAGGCAAAGCACGCTGCATTACCTTGGGACATGATTTTCTCTACAGAGCTCTTTGACACATTCAAACCGTTGGTATCCAGTTTTCGGACCGAAGATCTTAAGCTGACAATACATACAACCTTCACCAGAAACCCAAAGGCGTACTTGGAAACCATGCGTCATCTAGCCGTGCAGCCTCACGAATGTTTCATGGTCGCCGCTCACATCTTCGACCTTCGTGCAGCGGCCAGCCTCGGAATGCGTACCGTTTATGTTCCACGACCGGATGAAGACGTGGTTGTGGATGTAAAAAGCAAGGCGGAAGGCGGGGAAGTCGATTATGTCGTCAAATCGTTTATCGAACTTGCCCAAATCATTGAGCAGTTGAATGCTTCAGGATAGGCTAGGTAATTCTGTAGCGGAGATAGCTCTCCTTTCCGTAAAATGTCTTTTCGTGCAAAGCCGTAAGAAAAGGCTTGAAAACGGTTGTGACCATGCTATGACTTGAATGAAGGATGATGCAAGTGATGTTTGGGCTAGAAAAAGACAGAGGTCAAGGTCGCGCCATTTTAGGAGCAAGATCAGGTGACTCTTAGTGTCCGGCAACTCGGCAGAAAAGAGTTATATTTAGCGCAACGAGGCGCGTCCTTGGCGTCGCGTCGAGTCATGGTTAATAAAATTTGTTTCTCAGTATGTCGTGTATGGTGTAACGGCTAACATTATCGCCTTTCACGCGATAGCTCggggttcgattccccgTACGCGAACTTTTTTGTTCATTTGAGTTTTTTTTCCGATGGAGTAGTGGCACTACGTATTCCCGTGGTCTTATGCTGCTTGGCCCAACGGGCAAAATAACAATTGAAGCATTTGCGACAGAGCTTGCACGGTATTCACAAAGGTTCACACTAATATCCCTTGAATTATGTCTAGGAGATCTGTATTATAACTCAAAGCCCTAATACAAAAAAGTATTCTGTAACCAGCCAAACCCATCGAGGAGAAGTAAATACAGGCTAATAGTAAAACATAAAGTATACCAATCTAGGTCGTTACTTCGTAAAAAAGCGAAACTAGTCGCGAGAAAAACAAGTACAGGAAACGAGCTCGTCGTTTGTGCGGGGGTGAGTCTGAATGGCGAAAGAAAGCGATGCGAACCCGGGCTGTTGAGAGTGTAATACAGAGAGGTGAAGATGTTGCGTTGGATGTTGGTACAAGTATCATGAtgagtgatgatgatgatgcagatgatAGAAGTACACGACGTTCAACGTCTTGGATGCGCGATGTGGGTGAAGGATACCAATACAAATGAAGAGAGAAACCGGCAGTGATACAAGTAGAGTCGTTATCGTCAAGATAGTGTGTGTGGTCGTAGGGGGTAAAGAGTGTGCCGGTGgatagtggtggtggtggcggcgggtTTTTTTTCGCAGCTTAGTGCATGCTGTTGTCGAAGGCGAGTCTGCGCATCACTCGGCTGATGTGACGAGGGCGAACGATCTCGGCGGCGGGTGAGGCAGCAGGGCGCTTCTTGATCTTGCAAGAAGAGGCCTTGGTGCTGGATGCCTTGGGCGGGGAGTTGGTAGTGGGGGTACCAGATCCAGAACCGgagccagagccagatcCTGTGGTAGCAGTTCCAGAGACGAACGAGGCGACAGGGGGGCCAGGGAAGATGTACTTGGCAGAGGGATCGAAGACGCTGGGGTCGAAGATACCAGGGTCGCTGTCGGAGTAAGCGCCCGGAAGGCTGACGAGGTCGCCGGCGGCAGGCGCGCCTGTCTGGCTTCCCCCTACACGAAGCTGAGAGCAACCTTCGTAGAACTCGGCTCCTCCCTTCGAAGTCGCAAGATGCAGAGCGATGATCTCGTGGCGGAGAATATAGTTGCCTGGAGCGAGAGTCTTGGGGAGATTTACCGACACAGTTTGTCCGTTGACTAGATAATTTGAAGTCAGGGGTAGAAGCAGAGAGAAATAGTGATCGACGTACAAAGATCAACCTGTGCCCAGTCAGAGCTACCAGGCTTCCTGCCGACTTGATCGATCTTGAACCATTTGGCCTGTGAGATGTCAAACTTGTCGCACGTCGTTTGTCCACAGTTGGCCATGTAGGTCAGCATGGGTCCAGTGTTGTGAGGCCACTGTACAAAAACATATCAGCACgaagtaaaaaaagaaaccaacGAAAACCGAACCAACCTTTCCGAGGCTGGCAGTGCGCCAGTCGAAGCTGACGGTGTCTCCGGGGTTGGCGTCGGCGATGAGAGAGCCAGGCGTCGAACCAGTTCCGCAGGTGACAGCAGGGTTAGTCGCGCCCTTGATTGGGTCCTGGGTGGTAATTTGGCGGATAACACTAGGGTTGGTCTTGCCACTCGGAACATTGCCGGTGAACACCTTTCCGTTGATGCTGATCTGGTTCAGGAACCCATGGGCAGAAACATAGGCCGCTGCAAAGAGGGGTACGAAAAAAGAGGTAGTCTTCATTGTAGTTGGTGGGTGTGTTGGTCAGGAGATAGTGTGGGGACCGTGAATGCGTTTAACGAGAGGAAGTATGCCACTAGGGATCGCTCAGCGAAAGCTAGAGTgcgcaagaaaaaaaaaaagatcgTAAAAAATGAGCGCCGGGAAAGTTGGAGAGGAATACAGACGGATCTGTgggatgaagaaaaacaaacctcGGGATTAACTTGGCTTTTATAAGTTCGGGACCCTTTGGGTTCAGGAGAGGTGCCACCATTGTGCTAAGCCTTTTATTGTCCCCCCTTAGGCACCATAACTGAAGGCTGTTCCGGCGGTTTCTAATTTTGGCGCCGATAACAATCGCCACTGTTATTTGGTCGTTATAGCGTACAAACAAAGGGCCTTCGCCCATTGTCCCCTCGTCGTGCCCACAGACCAGCAAAAATAGCTCAACAAAAGCGTTGTTACCCTCTAGACGCCGTTGTCGACGTCGTCGCCCTCTCTCGTTGTCAAAATTAACAAAAGTAGCCCAGCAACGTATGACACGGTAAGGCAACGGTGAGGCGGCCTTACACGGAAAACGCCGCCATGCTGGCCACTGCGGCCACACGGCTCTCACGACGCCAATGATCTCTTTTTGGAAGCCTCGATAGGCCCAAGATAGGCCTCGATGTATTCAATAACAAGGTCTTGTATTGGCCCTTACACCCATAGAATGAGCAGGCTTTACTATCGAAGAATAAAGGCCACTTAAAGTCCCttttcattattttcttACAACGATATACGACTTCGTGGCACCAATCTTCAAGGACGCGGGACACGACCTGCGAAGGTTGGATTTCCTTCGTATGAAACCGCGCACGGGAAATATTTCCCGTCTCTGGCTCCATGCACCCCCTTTTCGGAGTCCTGACCCCGAGTGCGATTTCGACCCGGCCTCGAGGCTCGCATCAACTCCAACCAACCAACGCCTCACCACATGCAGGTGGGCCACCTCTGATGTATCATGTATGGCATGGCTATCTGTGAATGGACGTAATGAATGCACGTATGTATAATCATGTATGGCTTTGAGGCATTCGGGCATCTGTTTTATCGAATTCTCTGGAATGCAAGGTGTGGCCTCCAAGCAATAATATAGCATATGCCTCGCTCCACGAATGGTTTTACGATTTGTACCCGACAATCTACATAAttcgagaaagaaaaaaattttCGAgaatttcaatttttttttccagCGCAGCGCAGAGCGCTCGTTTGACTCGGAATTGGCTCCGCCGTTCCGTTGCCCGGAGAACTTGGGCCAAACTCATGCGATATCGATGAACCGAAGACGATATCACGTTGATATTACGTTCATTTCGGGACGTCGAGAATGCAGGGTCGTGAATGGATTTGTGGAAATGAAAGTAATTTCTCCCATGGTCTCCAGTCGAGTCCAGCTAGTACCTTTTCTTCGTCAACTACATGGAGATAGCATCAAGAAGGTGATTGTCCTTGTTCATTATTATGAATTTCGACGCGATGGTCTCACCTCACTCCGCGAAACTTTCTTGCGATTGGGTCGAAGTTCAATTAAAACTCTTGTAGATAAGATAGAAGACCGGGAATCGAAAGTATTAAACAATTTGGGAATTATAAGAAAGTACAAGCAAATATAACtacgtgtgtgtgtgtgcaaTGAATACTTTAAATAAGGGTAAGGTATAACCAAACTAACAAAACCATCAGGGTGCATCCACAACgaaaaggcaaaaataaaaataaaaaaaatcacTAGGCCTTCTCAGATACAGCCTCGGGGCCCATCGACCTCGTCGTCTGCGTCGCGCGCGCACTGTGCGCTCTAACTTTATGCCCGTACTTATAAAACACAAACGGCACGGGCGCGATAGCCAGCGCAACGAGCGCAAGCAGGAGGCCTGCCCACTGGAACCCCATGCCGTGGAACATCTGCGTGACGAACAGCGGGATCATCGCGCCGCACTCGGAGCGCAGGAACGTCTTGGCGGCCATGGCGCTCGCGGCGTAGTCGCTGTAGGAGTCGATGATGTACGAGTTGGCGGAGACGTAGATGAGGATCATGGCGAAGCCGAAGAGGTAGCCTGCGATGCAGACGGCTGGGAATTTTGGATTGTGCCATCAGTAACACTAACAGTAAGGGCCGAGTGATTTGTTGATAGACGCTTACCAATCCAGTGGACCCATGCGTAAGCGCCGGTGAAGGCAAAGATGATGAGGGCGACAGGAAGGATGCTAAACAAGCAAGTGAATAAGTTTAAAGAATATATGGGCGTGGAAGAAGTAAACGTACTTGCTGCCAAACATCATTGGGTACAGGCGAGCCTCGGGGAAAGTGCCGAACTTGGTGACTTTTGCGTACGCGCGCTCTTGCAGCGGCAGGAACATGCTCGCGGAGACAATACCCAACTGCATTCATCACGATATTAGATATGTGTATAGAGAAATTGTATGTCTGCTGAACTCTTACCATGATGCTAACGAAGGATGTGCCAGTTATGCCAGGGTTGAACCCTCGAATCTCCTCCAAAGCGATAGGGAACGCAAAGAATAACAGGTCTGAAAAGAAGATATGTCACGAATAAGTCTTACACCCAACATTCAACTGGTTTAAGAGTCTCACAGAGAAGGCTGTATACGAAAGAGAGGTCTGATCGATAATCCAGTCAGTAGTTGAACATTTATTTTAATATCAGGGAACACGTACAAAAACTCATAATGATAACAATAGGTTCCTGAGTGAGCATCTGGAAAGGTCTAATAAGAGCGATCTTGAGCGTCTCTCTGAAAGGGAGCCTCTCAATTTCCTCCAGAGTGCGGTGCCTCTCATCACCCGTGGATTTCCTCAACGCTTCGGCTTTACGACGAAGGAGAACAGGAGCGAGAGTTTCAGGGATGAATAGGGTAAGAGCGAAAGAGACGCCGAGAAGGATGAATAGAACCCAATCTATGTAGACGTAAGATTTAGATGAGGTTTgggagggtgagggtgaggatACGCACAGATCCACCTCCAACCAGCGTACATTCCAATCCATCCTCCGACCATAGGACCCAGGCATGGTCCAATGCTATATAAGAAACGTAGCGCTCAATCGAGAGGACAGATCAGGAAAGTTGGAGATCAACTTACAAAAGCGTCGTGGAGAAAACAGCCATGGGGATACCGCGATCTTCGATTGCCCATACATCAGCAAGACTATTGCGAGGATTTTTATTATTGTTAAACTGTGCACCGAATATGAAGAGAATTTGGCATACCTTCCACCGATGTTACACATAGGTGCGCTCGCGGCGATACCGGCGATCATTCTGGCTACGACGAGCGTGGCGGCGTTGTGGGCGAGTGCACTGGGGAGGGTGAAAATAAAGTACAAGAACATGCTGATGCAGTAAATTGGGCGACGGCCGACAACTTCAGATAGCGGAGACATGAACAACGGTCTGGCATGGAGTTAGCAGAGTAAGAAAGGGTGCATGAGACGAGGGTGTATCGATATCGTACCCAATCCCAAAGCCCATAACAAAGCATGTAACGGTGAGGTTAGTAATTTCTTGGGAGATTCCCATTTCCTTCGTTGGTCCAGTCATACTAACGTGGTGGAAGAGATAATAAATGAGATAATTTCATTTATGGCCGATGGTGAAAGCGAACGTACTCTCCAGTAATGATGGAACTTCCAAGAGCGACAGCGAGACATAGCAGCGCGGTTGTGGCGGTCACATACCTAGAGAGAGAAGTTTGAGAAGCCAGCGATGAAGATGGAACGTTGCCCACACACCATTTTTTGCCCTTCCCCCAATCCCTCGGATCTTcaccttttcctttctcaaACGTTACAAGCTTGTATCCCTCCTTCGTGTGCAATTTTTCAAGTTCGTCGATAGTCGTGAATTGGACGTGGTTGCCGTCATATGTTACAGATCCAGGCGTGGACACTCCTGAGGCGTGTGCGGGTATATTCTCTTGCTCCAGCGTCCGGAactcttcctcttgttccTTGGAGAGAACCGGGGGCCGGGCGAACTCAGCTTCAATAGGTTCAGAAGGCATGAGTGGGCAGAGGGGTCACAACGATCAGGGGCGGGTTATTCATTCGAAGTAGTCTTATAGGCAGAAAAATCTGCAAGGCTTCCACTGGATTCTTGCGCTCAACGCGCCTTAGTACGACGCCATCGGTCGATAGTAAATGCGCTGACAAAATTTTTTGTGTAGCGGTAACCAAAGTAGATTGAGCAGACGGGTACGGAGGGTGTCGACAAAGTGCAGAAGTTGAAAGCTGGAGTATCCTTATTCCACAGCGGATGAGTGCCAAGACCGTTTCTTTAACACAGTACCACGGCGATTGAGCAATTTAGAGCATGCAGGTTTGTTCGCTGTGGTATTTGAGCGCTAGCCTCTGACATGGTGGACACATTGCACTGCAGGGTGTTAGCGAAATAGGAAGAACAAAGTCCAAAGCAGGAAAAGAAACGCTTGAACGTGAATTTTGTGCCACATACTGCTCGGATATGGGCAATCAGTTTGCCAAGACGATCATAATGGAGGTTGTGCTGGCCATGTGCCTTGGTATGATAGCTAAATTAGGATTGCCAAGAGCACTTGTTATATTGCACTTGCACAATAATTGGACAACTGCAGCTGCGAAGTTGCAAAGGTTTACAACAGTGTTGTTAACTAGAACCAACGAGCATAGAGGTGGTCAGTTCAATGGAAACAGAGAAAGTCGATTGAATTAGGTGTCCACCACACCGTTATGGTTACAAATCCTACGATGAGACGCCGAAACAATTCCATCGGAACACCTACGGCGCAACATGTTGATAGCCGTCGATGTAATCCTTCAAATTTGTTTATAACAGAAAATGAATTCGATTTCGGAGACGAGGCGGCTCCTTGGCAAGCTTGCTTGGACGATGAAGAGACTGGAGGAATTCATCTCTGTGGCACGAAGTGAAATAAATATGAGAGTTGTTGGAACTCGTACATTGTTAGGCTACATTGTATATATTTGAAGAGCCTTAAAGAGCTAGTCGAATGACATCGTCAAAAATGCAGAGTCAAGTGTGGAAAGTACAGAGGGTGCTGCGATACAGCGAGACCCAGATTCAATTCACATAAACATTGGAAAACACAACTACTTCACCTATTTTCACCCTGAAGAACTAATATCAATAGCGACCCCATGCTTCACCGCAAAATTCTTCAAAACGTTTAGTTCGGGGAACGCGGGCCCAGGAGGATGGGATAAACGGAGCGAAATTGATTTGAGGCCCTTTTCTCCAAACGTCCACGAGCCCAAGGTGTTCCCTGTACTGTTGGTTCGGATGCGAGACGACAAGGT
Proteins encoded:
- a CDS encoding (S)-2-haloacid dehalogenase 4A, translating into MAPIQALIFDVFGTVVDWRSSVVAELELVGKKSGAEKATADWARFAQEWRTGYMTKTRQIAAGASGPRNVDVMHREILDELLTRPEWSQIGELWDESTRQSLNLVWHRLNGWPDSVEGLKELKKHTIIATLSNGNVRLLTDMAKHAALPWDMIFSTELFDTFKPNPKAYLETMRHLAVQPHECFMVAAHIFDLRAAASLGMRTVYVPRPDEDVVVDVKSKAEGGEVDYVVKSFIELAQIIEQLNASG
- a CDS encoding Cellulose-growth-specific protein, which codes for MKTTSFFVPLFAAAYVSAHGFLNQISINGKVFTGNVPSGKTNPSVIRQITTQDPIKGATNPAVTCGTGSTPGSLIADANPGDTVSFDWRTASLGKWPHNTGPMLTYMANCGQTTCDKFDISQAKWFKIDQVGRKPGSSDWAQVDLFNGQTVSVNLPKTLAPGNYILRHEIIALHLATSKGGAEFYEGCSQLRVGGSQTGAPAAGDLVSLPGAYSDSDPGIFDPSVFDPSAKYIFPGPPVASFVSGTATTGSGSGSGSGSGTPTTNSPPKASSTKASSCKIKKRPAASPAAEIVRPRHISRVMRRLAFDNSMH
- a CDS encoding Major facilitator superfamily multidrug transporter NAG4, with amino-acid sequence MPSEPIEAEFARPPVLSKEQEEEFRTLEQENIPAHASGVSTPGSVTYDGNHVQFTTIDELEKLHTKEGYKLVTFEKGKGEDPRDWGKGKKWYVTATTALLCLAVALGSSIITGDMTGPTKEMGISQEITNLTVTCFVMGFGIGPLFMSPLSEVVGRRPIYCISMFLYFIFTLPSALAHNAATLVVARMIAGIAASAPMCNIGGSLADVWAIEDRGIPMAVFSTTLFIGPCLGPMVGGWIGMYAGWRWIYWVLFILLGVSFALTLFIPETLAPVLLRRKAEALRKSTGDERHRTLEEIERLPFRETLKIALIRPFQMLTQEPIVIIMSFYLSFVYSLLYLLFFAFPIALEEIRGFNPGITGTSFVSIMLGIVSASMFLPLQERAYAKVTKFGTFPEARLYPMMFGSNILPVALIIFAFTGAYAWVHWIAVCIAGYLFGFAMILIYVSANSYIIDSYSDYAASAMAAKTFLRSECGAMIPLFVTQMFHGMGFQWAGLLLALVALAIAPVPFVFYKYGHKVRAHSARATQTTRSMGPEAVSEKA